The following proteins are encoded in a genomic region of Streptomyces collinus Tu 365:
- a CDS encoding transglutaminase-like domain-containing protein — MRHPRLPPPYPPPPERSAELRRRFGEEARSERPDLSALCLLIGAEADGSLDEAGIDAAQVELDGLAGRLPFRPGGPRAWAEAVCGLLGERLGFHGTPADYQRLESSLLHEVLRRRRGLPILLSVVWLEAARRAGAPVYGVALPGHFVVGFGPERDQVLVDPFDGGRVLAGTDAELLVAGATGAPLEPSMLVPAEPLEVVQRILNNIRAWAAARPERSDVALRAVELSLLLPSHPARLRYERGQLLVQRGEFVAGAAELDAYAHLIEVVDEPAALRVRQQAETARAMLN; from the coding sequence ATGCGGCACCCTCGTCTCCCACCTCCCTACCCGCCCCCGCCGGAGCGGTCCGCCGAGCTGCGGCGGCGGTTCGGGGAGGAGGCCCGGTCGGAGCGGCCCGACCTGTCGGCGCTGTGCCTGCTGATCGGCGCCGAGGCGGACGGCTCGCTGGACGAGGCCGGCATCGACGCGGCCCAGGTCGAGCTCGACGGGCTCGCCGGGCGGCTGCCGTTCCGGCCCGGCGGCCCGCGGGCGTGGGCGGAGGCGGTGTGCGGGCTGCTGGGCGAGCGCCTGGGGTTCCACGGGACCCCGGCCGACTACCAGCGGCTGGAGTCCTCGCTGCTGCACGAGGTGCTGCGGCGGCGGCGCGGGCTGCCGATCCTGCTGTCGGTGGTGTGGCTGGAGGCCGCCCGGCGGGCCGGGGCGCCGGTGTACGGGGTGGCGCTGCCCGGGCACTTCGTGGTCGGGTTCGGGCCGGAGCGCGACCAGGTGCTGGTCGATCCGTTCGACGGCGGCCGGGTGCTGGCCGGAACGGACGCCGAGCTGCTGGTGGCGGGCGCCACCGGGGCGCCGCTCGAGCCGTCCATGCTGGTGCCCGCGGAGCCGCTGGAGGTCGTCCAGCGGATCCTGAACAACATCCGGGCGTGGGCCGCGGCCCGGCCCGAGCGCTCGGACGTCGCGCTGCGGGCGGTCGAGCTGAGCCTGCTGCTGCCCTCGCACCCGGCCCGGCTGCGCTACGAGCGTGGGCAACTGCTGGTGCAACGCGGTGAGTTCGTGGCGGGTGCGGCGGAGCTTGACGCCTACGCGCACCTGATCGAGGTGGTCGACGAACCGGCCGCCCTGCGGGTGCGGCAGCAGGCCGAGACGGCCCGGGCGATGCTCAACTGA
- a CDS encoding GNAT family N-acetyltransferase, whose translation MEISAQGRLEVRITAADVGKRVSVRRLSEPGATQEKFTDTVGVLTSWDAGVLMITQRDGRSVRIPETALVAGKVVPAAPARRRGPAATYPELARAAARAWRPVESERLGEWELRAAAEPRPAGAAGRRTGFTRRANSVLPLGDPGLPLDEALAAVRRWYGERGLPAYVQTATGAEGTQELLCAELERRGWVREVSAELWIGALAPLADRAEGTGVVLSRTADEAWLARYQRRPVGEVALRVLGSGPSVWFATVPGDGPDAPVAAIGRCVVDGRWAGFAAVEVDPARRRRGLATEVMAALAGRALEEGASAAWLQVEDDNEGARSLYASLGMAPHHAYHHYREPDASGPARS comes from the coding sequence GTGGAAATCTCGGCGCAAGGACGCCTCGAGGTCCGTATCACCGCTGCTGACGTGGGCAAACGGGTCTCCGTGCGGCGCTTGAGCGAACCTGGGGCGACGCAGGAGAAGTTCACCGACACGGTGGGTGTTCTCACATCATGGGACGCAGGCGTGCTCATGATCACACAGCGGGACGGCAGAAGTGTCCGGATTCCGGAGACGGCGCTGGTAGCGGGCAAGGTCGTACCGGCCGCCCCGGCGCGCCGCAGGGGCCCGGCGGCCACCTATCCGGAACTCGCGCGCGCCGCCGCGCGCGCCTGGCGGCCGGTGGAGAGCGAGCGGCTCGGCGAGTGGGAGCTGCGGGCGGCGGCCGAGCCGCGCCCGGCCGGGGCCGCCGGGCGCCGTACGGGCTTCACCCGGCGGGCCAACAGCGTGCTGCCGCTCGGTGACCCCGGGCTGCCGCTGGACGAGGCGCTGGCGGCCGTACGGCGCTGGTACGGCGAACGCGGCCTGCCCGCCTACGTCCAGACGGCGACGGGCGCCGAGGGCACCCAGGAGCTGCTGTGCGCCGAACTGGAGCGGCGCGGCTGGGTCCGGGAGGTGAGCGCCGAGCTGTGGATCGGGGCGCTGGCGCCGCTCGCGGACCGGGCGGAGGGCACCGGGGTGGTGCTGTCCCGGACGGCCGACGAGGCGTGGCTCGCCCGGTATCAGCGCAGGCCCGTGGGCGAGGTGGCCCTGCGCGTGCTCGGCAGCGGGCCCTCGGTGTGGTTCGCGACCGTGCCCGGGGACGGCCCGGACGCGCCGGTGGCGGCCATCGGGCGGTGCGTCGTGGACGGGCGGTGGGCCGGGTTCGCGGCCGTCGAGGTCGATCCCGCCCGGCGCCGGCGGGGCCTGGCCACCGAGGTGATGGCCGCGCTGGCCGGCCGGGCCCTCGAGGAGGGCGCCTCGGCGGCCTGGCTGCAGGTGGAGGACGACAACGAGGGCGCGCGCTCCCTGTACGCGTCCCTCGGCATGGCCCCGCACCACGCCTACCACCACTACCGGGAACCGGACGCGTCCGGTCCCGCGCGGTCGTAG
- the fdxA gene encoding ferredoxin has product MTYVIAQPCVDVKDKACIEECPVDCIYEGQRSLYIHPDECVDCGACEPVCPVEAIFYEDDTPEEWKDYYKANVEFFDELGSPGGASKLGLIERDHPVIAALPPQGE; this is encoded by the coding sequence GTGACCTACGTCATCGCGCAGCCTTGTGTCGACGTGAAGGACAAGGCGTGCATCGAGGAGTGCCCGGTCGACTGCATCTACGAGGGCCAGCGGTCCTTGTACATCCACCCGGACGAATGCGTCGACTGTGGTGCCTGTGAGCCGGTCTGCCCGGTCGAGGCGATCTTCTACGAGGACGACACTCCGGAGGAGTGGAAGGACTACTACAAGGCGAACGTCGAGTTCTTCGACGAGCTGGGCTCGCCCGGCGGCGCCAGCAAGCTGGGCCTGATCGAGCGCGACCACCCCGTCATCGCCGCGCTCCCGCCGCAGGGCGAGTGA
- a CDS encoding bifunctional succinyldiaminopimelate transaminase/glutamate-prephenate aminotransferase, translating into MSAVSDRLPTFPWDKLEPYKKTAAAHPDGIVDLSVGTPVDPVPELIQKALVDAADSPGYPTVWGTPALRDAITGWLERRLGARGVTHRHVLPVVGSKELVAWLPTQLGLGPGDRVAYPRLAYPTYEVGARLARAEYEAYDDPRELDPAGLKLLWLNSPSNPTGRVLSQAELTGIVAWARAHGVLLVSDECYIELGWEAEPVSVLHPEVNGGSYDGIVAVHSLSKRSNLAGYRAAFLAGDPAVLGPLLEIRKHGGMMTSAPTQAAVVAALGDDEHVHVQRARYAARRTALREALLGHGFRIEHSEASLYLWATRGESCWETVAHLAGLGILVAPGDFYGEAGETFVRVALTATDERVAAAVARLTA; encoded by the coding sequence GTGTCCGCAGTCTCCGACCGTCTCCCCACCTTCCCCTGGGACAAGCTGGAGCCGTACAAGAAGACGGCCGCGGCCCACCCGGACGGAATCGTCGACCTGTCCGTCGGCACCCCGGTCGACCCGGTCCCCGAACTGATCCAGAAGGCCCTGGTCGACGCGGCCGACTCGCCGGGCTACCCCACGGTCTGGGGCACCCCCGCGCTGCGCGACGCGATCACCGGCTGGCTGGAGCGCCGCCTCGGCGCCCGCGGGGTCACCCACCGCCACGTCCTGCCGGTCGTCGGCTCCAAGGAACTGGTCGCCTGGCTGCCGACCCAGCTCGGTCTCGGCCCCGGCGACCGGGTGGCCTACCCGCGCCTGGCCTACCCGACCTACGAGGTCGGCGCCCGCCTGGCCCGCGCGGAGTACGAGGCGTACGACGACCCGCGCGAGCTGGACCCGGCGGGTCTGAAGCTCCTGTGGCTGAACTCCCCGTCCAACCCGACCGGGCGGGTCCTGTCCCAGGCGGAGCTGACCGGGATCGTCGCCTGGGCCCGCGCCCACGGCGTGCTGCTCGTCTCCGACGAGTGCTACATCGAGCTGGGCTGGGAGGCCGAGCCGGTCTCGGTCCTGCACCCCGAGGTCAACGGCGGCTCCTACGACGGCATCGTCGCCGTCCACTCCCTGTCCAAGCGGTCCAACCTGGCCGGCTACCGTGCCGCCTTCCTGGCCGGCGACCCGGCCGTCCTCGGTCCGCTGCTGGAGATCCGCAAGCACGGCGGCATGATGACCTCGGCGCCGACCCAGGCGGCCGTGGTGGCGGCCCTCGGTGACGACGAGCACGTGCACGTCCAGCGCGCGCGTTACGCGGCCCGCCGCACGGCCCTGCGGGAGGCGCTCCTCGGGCACGGCTTCCGTATCGAGCACAGCGAGGCCAGCCTCTACCTCTGGGCCACCCGCGGCGAGTCCTGCTGGGAGACCGTGGCCCACCTGGCCGGCCTCGGCATCCTGGTGGCGCCGGGCGACTTCTACGGGGAGGCCGGGGAGACGTTCGTGCGCGTGGCGCTGACCGCGACGGACGAGCGCGTCGCCGCGGCGGTGGCCCGCCTGACGGCCTGA
- the dapE gene encoding succinyl-diaminopimelate desuccinylase, whose protein sequence is MADTLLDLSLDAAALTARLVDFPSESGTEKPLADAIEAALRALPHLTVDRHGNNVIARTDLGRAERVILAGHIDTVPIADNVPSRLDEDGVLWGCGTCDMKSGVAVQLRIAATVPAPNRDLTFVFYDNEEVAAELNGLRHVAEAHPEWLRGDFAVLLEPSDGQVEGGCQGTLRMLLRTEGERAHSARGWMGSNAIHAAAPILARLASYEPRWPVIDGLEYREGLNAVRVSGGVAGNVIPDECVVTVNFRYAPDRTEEEAIAHVREVFADCGVAEFVIDDHSPGALPGLSHPAAAAFIEAVGGTPQPKYGWTDVSRFSALGVPAVNYGPGNPHLAHKRDERVEVAKILAGEERLRRWLTA, encoded by the coding sequence ATGGCCGACACCTTGCTCGATCTCTCGCTGGACGCCGCGGCACTCACCGCGCGACTCGTGGACTTCCCCTCGGAGAGCGGTACCGAGAAGCCTCTCGCGGACGCGATCGAGGCCGCCCTGCGCGCCCTGCCGCACCTGACGGTGGACCGCCACGGCAACAACGTGATCGCCCGGACCGACCTCGGCCGGGCCGAGCGGGTGATCCTGGCCGGCCACATCGACACCGTCCCGATCGCGGACAACGTGCCGTCCCGGCTCGACGAGGACGGCGTGCTGTGGGGCTGCGGCACCTGCGACATGAAGTCCGGGGTGGCGGTCCAGCTGCGCATCGCGGCCACCGTCCCCGCCCCCAACCGCGACCTGACCTTCGTGTTCTACGACAACGAGGAGGTCGCCGCCGAGCTGAACGGCCTCAGGCACGTGGCCGAGGCCCACCCGGAGTGGCTGCGCGGCGACTTCGCCGTCCTGCTGGAGCCGTCCGACGGCCAGGTCGAGGGCGGCTGCCAGGGCACCCTGCGGATGCTGCTGAGGACCGAGGGCGAGCGGGCCCACTCGGCGCGCGGCTGGATGGGCTCCAACGCCATCCACGCGGCCGCCCCGATCCTGGCCCGGCTCGCCTCCTACGAGCCCCGGTGGCCGGTCATCGACGGCCTGGAGTACCGCGAGGGCCTGAACGCCGTGCGCGTCTCCGGCGGAGTGGCGGGCAACGTCATCCCGGACGAGTGCGTGGTGACGGTGAACTTCCGCTACGCCCCCGACCGCACCGAGGAGGAGGCGATCGCCCACGTCCGCGAGGTGTTCGCGGACTGCGGGGTGGCGGAGTTCGTGATCGACGACCACAGCCCCGGCGCGCTGCCCGGCCTCTCGCACCCGGCCGCCGCGGCCTTCATCGAGGCGGTGGGCGGCACCCCGCAGCCCAAGTACGGCTGGACGGACGTCTCCCGCTTCTCCGCGCTCGGCGTGCCCGCCGTCAACTACGGCCCCGGCAACCCGCACCTGGCGCACAAGCGGGACGAGCGGGTGGAGGTGGCGAAGATCCTCGCGGGCGAGGAGCGGCTGCGCCGGTGGCTCACCGCGTAA
- a CDS encoding TIGR00730 family Rossman fold protein — translation MATGNPEGKKQPPDEQRLGPVLRRRGQVTASTTDQRLLDERAPTDWVHTDPWRVLRIQSEFIEGFGTLAELPPAISVFGSARTPVDSPEYDAGVRLGRGLVEAGWAVITGGGPGAMEAANKGACEAGGTSVGLGIELPFEQGLNPYVDIGLNFRYFFVRKMMFVKYAQGFVVLPGGLGTLDELFEALTLVQTQKVTRFPIVLFGSEYWGGLVDWLKRTVVAQGKAAEKDLLLFHVTDDVQEAVALVSKEAGR, via the coding sequence ATGGCGACCGGTAACCCCGAGGGGAAGAAGCAGCCGCCGGACGAGCAGCGGCTCGGACCGGTCCTCCGACGGCGTGGACAGGTCACGGCCAGCACGACGGACCAGCGGCTGCTCGACGAGCGCGCCCCCACGGACTGGGTGCACACCGACCCCTGGCGGGTGCTGCGGATCCAGTCGGAGTTCATCGAGGGCTTCGGCACGCTGGCCGAACTCCCGCCCGCCATCAGCGTGTTCGGTTCCGCCCGCACCCCGGTGGACTCGCCGGAGTACGACGCCGGTGTACGCCTGGGCCGCGGTCTGGTGGAGGCCGGCTGGGCCGTGATCACCGGCGGCGGCCCCGGCGCCATGGAGGCGGCCAACAAGGGCGCCTGCGAGGCGGGCGGCACCTCGGTGGGCCTCGGCATCGAACTGCCCTTCGAGCAGGGGCTGAACCCGTACGTCGACATCGGGCTGAACTTCCGCTACTTCTTCGTCCGCAAGATGATGTTCGTGAAGTACGCGCAGGGCTTCGTGGTGCTGCCGGGCGGCCTCGGCACCCTGGACGAGCTCTTCGAGGCCCTCACCCTGGTCCAGACCCAGAAGGTCACCCGCTTCCCCATCGTCCTCTTCGGCAGCGAGTACTGGGGCGGCCTGGTGGACTGGCTGAAGCGGACCGTGGTGGCCCAGGGCAAGGCCGCCGAGAAGGACCTGCTGCTCTTCCACGTCACCGACGACGTGCAGGAAGCGGTCGCCCTGGTGTCGAAGGAGGCGGGCCGCTAG
- the folP gene encoding dihydropteroate synthase: MLRLGKREFGPHEPVIMAIVNRTPDSFYDQGATFRDEPALARVERAVTEGAAIVDIGGVKAGPGEEVTAEEEVRRTVGFVAEVRRRFPDVIISVDTWRAEVGEAVCEAGADLLNDAWGGVDPGLAEVAARHGVGLVCTHAGGAEPRTRPHRVTYDDVMADILEVTVGLAERAVALGVPRESVLIDPGHDFGKNTRHSLEATRRLEEMVATGWPVLVSLSNKDFVGETLDRPVKERLIGTLATTAVSAWLGAQVYRVHEVAETRQVLEMVASIAGHRPPAVARRGVA; the protein is encoded by the coding sequence ATGCTCAGGCTGGGCAAGCGGGAATTCGGGCCGCACGAGCCGGTGATCATGGCGATCGTGAACCGGACCCCGGACTCCTTCTACGACCAGGGGGCCACGTTCCGCGACGAGCCGGCGCTGGCACGGGTGGAACGGGCGGTGACCGAGGGCGCCGCGATCGTCGACATCGGCGGGGTGAAGGCCGGGCCGGGCGAGGAGGTCACGGCCGAGGAGGAGGTACGACGCACCGTCGGCTTCGTCGCGGAGGTACGGCGCCGCTTCCCGGACGTGATCATCAGCGTGGACACCTGGCGGGCCGAGGTCGGCGAGGCGGTCTGCGAGGCGGGCGCGGACCTGCTCAACGACGCGTGGGGCGGGGTGGATCCGGGGCTGGCGGAGGTCGCGGCGCGCCACGGGGTGGGGCTGGTGTGCACGCACGCGGGCGGTGCCGAGCCGCGGACCCGGCCGCACCGGGTGACCTACGACGACGTCATGGCGGACATCCTGGAGGTGACCGTGGGCCTGGCGGAGCGCGCGGTGGCGCTGGGCGTGCCCCGGGAGTCGGTGCTGATCGACCCGGGGCACGACTTCGGCAAGAACACCCGGCACAGTCTGGAGGCGACGCGGCGGCTGGAGGAGATGGTGGCCACCGGGTGGCCGGTGCTGGTGTCGCTGTCGAACAAGGACTTCGTGGGCGAGACGCTGGACCGGCCGGTCAAGGAGCGGCTGATCGGGACGCTGGCCACGACGGCGGTGTCGGCGTGGCTCGGCGCCCAGGTCTACCGGGTGCACGAGGTCGCCGAGACCCGGCAGGTGCTGGAGATGGTGGCGTCGATCGCCGGGCACCGCCCTCCGGCGGTGGCCCGGCGCGGCGTGGCCTAG
- a CDS encoding DivIVA domain-containing protein has protein sequence MVMFLFLVVALAVVVAAVTLAVVGGGESAPLPEAAPERLQDPLPPDRPVSGADVETLRFPVAPRGYRMADVDDALGRLAAELTERDARISDLESALAGARAAAHPRLDKPGPEAGR, from the coding sequence ATGGTCATGTTCTTGTTCCTGGTCGTCGCCCTCGCCGTGGTGGTGGCCGCGGTGACACTCGCCGTGGTGGGCGGCGGCGAGAGCGCGCCGCTGCCCGAAGCGGCCCCCGAGCGGCTCCAGGACCCGCTGCCCCCCGACCGCCCCGTCAGCGGGGCCGACGTGGAGACCCTGCGCTTCCCGGTCGCCCCGCGCGGCTACCGCATGGCCGACGTCGACGACGCCCTCGGCCGCCTCGCCGCCGAACTCACCGAGCGGGACGCCCGGATCTCCGACCTGGAGTCCGCACTGGCCGGCGCCCGCGCGGCCGCGCACCCCCGGCTGGACAAGCCGGGCCCGGAGGCCGGGCGATGA
- a CDS encoding DNA-3-methyladenine glycosylase I, with translation MSAALAGPDGALRCPWALSTEDYVSYHDEEWGRPVHGDDALFERLSLEAFQSGLSWITILRRRPGFRTAFAGFHIEKVAAFTDEDRERLLADAGIIRNRAKIDATLANARVLADWAEGDLDDLVWSHAPDPAARPAPKTLADVPAVTPESTALSKALKKRGLRFVGPTTAYALMQACGLVDDHLETCVSRGRPSAG, from the coding sequence ATGAGCGCCGCGCTCGCCGGGCCGGACGGCGCGCTGCGCTGCCCCTGGGCCCTGTCCACCGAGGACTACGTGTCCTACCACGACGAGGAGTGGGGCCGCCCGGTCCACGGCGACGACGCCCTCTTCGAACGGCTCAGCCTGGAGGCGTTCCAGTCGGGCCTGTCCTGGATCACGATCCTGCGCCGCCGCCCGGGCTTCCGCACCGCCTTCGCCGGCTTCCACATCGAGAAGGTCGCCGCCTTCACGGACGAGGACCGTGAGCGGCTGCTGGCCGACGCCGGCATCATCCGCAACCGCGCCAAGATCGACGCCACGCTCGCCAACGCGCGCGTGCTCGCCGACTGGGCCGAGGGCGACCTGGACGACCTCGTCTGGTCGCACGCCCCCGACCCGGCGGCCCGGCCGGCACCGAAGACCCTCGCCGACGTCCCCGCGGTCACCCCGGAGTCCACCGCCCTGTCCAAGGCGCTCAAGAAGCGGGGCCTGAGGTTCGTCGGCCCGACGACGGCCTACGCGCTGATGCAGGCGTGCGGCCTGGTCGACGACCACCTGGAGACCTGCGTGAGCCGGGGCCGCCCGTCCGCCGGCTAG
- a CDS encoding enoyl-CoA hydratase/isomerase family protein, with the protein MADTVLYEVSDGLATITLNRPEAMNALNIATKVALREAAESAAADTAVRAILLTAAGDRAFCVGQDLKEHIGLLVSDRETGSRQTMSTVKEHYNPIVKALAGAPKPVVAAVNGVAAGAGFGFALAADYRVVAQTAAFNTSFAGVALTADSGISWTLPRVIGPGRAADLLLFPRSISAQDALELGIANRLVPSADLRAEAEKVARALAEGPTVAYAAIKEAMAYGLTHSLAETLEKEDELQTRAGQSEDHAIAVQAFVNKEKPKYLGR; encoded by the coding sequence ATGGCCGACACCGTGCTCTACGAGGTGAGCGACGGGCTCGCGACGATCACGCTGAACCGCCCCGAGGCGATGAACGCGCTGAACATCGCGACCAAGGTCGCCCTGCGGGAGGCGGCGGAATCCGCGGCGGCGGACACGGCCGTACGGGCGATCCTGCTGACCGCGGCCGGGGACCGGGCGTTCTGCGTGGGCCAGGACCTCAAGGAGCACATCGGGCTTCTGGTGTCGGACCGTGAGACGGGGTCCCGGCAGACGATGAGCACGGTCAAGGAGCACTACAACCCGATCGTGAAGGCGCTGGCCGGGGCGCCCAAGCCGGTCGTCGCCGCGGTGAACGGGGTGGCGGCCGGTGCGGGCTTCGGCTTCGCGCTCGCCGCGGACTACCGGGTGGTGGCTCAGACGGCGGCCTTCAACACCTCCTTCGCGGGCGTCGCGCTGACGGCCGACTCCGGGATCTCCTGGACGCTGCCCCGGGTGATCGGCCCGGGCCGCGCCGCCGACCTGCTGCTCTTCCCGCGCAGCATCAGCGCCCAGGACGCCTTGGAGCTGGGCATCGCCAACAGGCTGGTGCCCTCCGCCGACCTGCGCGCCGAGGCCGAGAAGGTGGCGCGGGCACTGGCCGAGGGCCCGACGGTGGCCTACGCGGCGATCAAGGAGGCGATGGCCTACGGCCTGACGCACTCCCTGGCCGAGACCCTGGAGAAGGAGGACGAGCTCCAGACCCGGGCCGGGCAGTCCGAGGACCACGCGATCGCGGTGCAGGCGTTCGTGAACAAGGAGAAGCCGAAGTACCTCGGCCGCTGA
- a CDS encoding DUF3117 domain-containing protein: MAAMKPRTGDGPLEVTKEGRGIVMRVPLEGGGRLVVELTPDEAEALGDALKKVVV; this comes from the coding sequence ATGGCGGCCATGAAGCCGCGGACGGGTGATGGCCCGCTCGAGGTGACCAAGGAGGGGCGGGGCATTGTCATGCGCGTTCCGCTCGAAGGCGGCGGTCGACTCGTCGTCGAGCTGACCCCTGACGAGGCCGAGGCGCTCGGCGACGCCCTCAAGAAGGTCGTCGTCTGA
- a CDS encoding O-methyltransferase: MCGFPTATDTVTPRQPRGQERVITANRQTSWAFADAFVAEDEALRWARERAREAGLRSVSPGTGAALRLLAASVDAKAVAEIGTGCGVSGIHLLHGMRPDGVLTTVDQEPEHQQFARQAFRACGFASNRARFIPGGALDVLPRLADAGYDLVFCDADRLEYSDYLAESLRLLRPGGLVVFEGIFASGRTVDSGPQPTEVLRLRELLRTVRESQELVTSLLPVGDGLLCAVKR, from the coding sequence ATCTGCGGGTTCCCGACGGCAACGGATACAGTCACGCCGAGGCAACCACGGGGACAGGAGAGGGTCATTACCGCCAACCGGCAGACGAGCTGGGCGTTCGCCGACGCCTTTGTCGCCGAGGACGAGGCACTGCGCTGGGCCCGTGAGCGGGCCCGCGAGGCAGGGCTGCGCTCGGTGTCGCCCGGCACGGGCGCCGCGCTGCGTCTGCTCGCCGCCTCCGTGGACGCCAAGGCGGTCGCGGAGATCGGCACGGGCTGCGGGGTGTCCGGGATCCATCTGCTGCACGGCATGCGCCCGGACGGGGTGCTCACCACGGTCGACCAGGAGCCGGAGCACCAGCAGTTCGCCCGGCAGGCGTTCCGTGCCTGCGGCTTCGCCAGCAACCGGGCCCGTTTCATCCCCGGCGGCGCCCTCGACGTGCTGCCCCGGCTCGCGGACGCCGGCTACGACCTCGTCTTCTGCGACGCGGACCGGCTGGAGTACTCGGACTATCTCGCTGAATCGTTGCGCCTGCTGCGGCCGGGCGGGCTTGTGGTGTTCGAGGGGATCTTCGCCAGCGGCCGTACGGTCGACTCGGGACCGCAGCCCACGGAGGTGCTGCGGCTGCGCGAGCTGCTGCGCACGGTGCGGGAGAGCCAGGAGCTGGTGACCTCGCTGCTGCCGGTGGGCGACGGCCTGCTGTGCGCCGTCAAGCGGTGA
- the sigE gene encoding RNA polymerase sigma factor SigE: protein MLRRFLGSAGRPKSVTDTAADHSHAAGAAAADAQTATFSTDADGQAWTPPTWEEIVSTHSGRVYRLAYRLTGNQHDAEDLTQEVFVRVFRSLSTYSPGTFEGWLHRITTNLFLDMVRRKQRIRFDALGEDAAERLPSREPTPQQVFNDAHFDADVQQALDTLAPEFRAAVVLCDIEGLSYEEIAATLGVKLGTVRSRIHRGRSQLRKALAHRSPDARKTERRSFVARVPALGGGGASA, encoded by the coding sequence GTGCTGCGGCGCTTCCTCGGGTCGGCGGGCAGGCCGAAATCCGTGACCGACACCGCTGCTGACCACAGCCACGCCGCCGGCGCCGCCGCGGCCGACGCCCAGACCGCGACCTTCTCCACCGACGCGGACGGGCAGGCTTGGACTCCGCCCACGTGGGAGGAGATCGTCAGCACGCACAGCGGCCGGGTGTACCGGCTGGCCTACCGCCTCACCGGCAACCAGCACGACGCCGAGGACCTCACCCAGGAGGTCTTCGTCCGCGTCTTCCGTTCCCTGTCGACGTACTCGCCGGGCACGTTCGAGGGCTGGCTGCACCGCATCACCACCAACCTCTTCCTCGACATGGTCCGGCGCAAGCAGCGCATCCGCTTCGACGCCCTCGGCGAGGACGCGGCCGAGCGCCTGCCCAGTCGCGAGCCCACCCCGCAGCAGGTGTTCAACGACGCCCACTTCGACGCCGACGTCCAGCAGGCCCTCGACACCCTGGCGCCCGAGTTCCGCGCCGCCGTCGTCCTGTGCGACATCGAAGGACTGTCGTACGAGGAGATCGCCGCCACGCTCGGCGTGAAGCTCGGCACGGTCCGCTCCCGCATCCACCGCGGCCGCTCGCAGCTCCGCAAGGCCCTCGCCCACCGTTCCCCGGACGCGCGCAAGACCGAGCGGCGGTCGTTCGTGGCCCGTGTCCCCGCTCTGGGGGGAGGGGGCGCGAGCGCGTGA
- a CDS encoding anti-sigma factor family protein codes for MNGSRPKPSHLAEQHLGDRLSALVDGELGHESRDRVLAHLATCARCKAEADAQRRLKNVFAEAAPPSPSESFLARLQGLPGGGDLDGGGTPAPGGGLLGREPDAGVFGLSRGERFAFGYVPAVPAHPRAPEERGFRVHPVGRPDADRSASRGLRFAFAAAGAVSLAALALGGVTTAFPGDTAVDARGGAGTGNVIPARSAGTGAGAATPESQRRRSVGPLLQGSSLLGQTPVAPTSMSAPLLPGVPTPAAGQLQDTVRGLTTPVMAGAAAVSPLIRPLSEIAPFSLALPAPPRVSGPGLLSAPVPDTDPAPSSPPPSPETP; via the coding sequence GTGAACGGATCCCGACCCAAACCCTCGCATCTCGCGGAGCAGCACCTGGGAGACCGGCTCTCCGCCCTGGTGGACGGGGAACTCGGCCACGAGTCGCGCGACCGGGTCCTGGCCCACCTCGCCACCTGCGCCCGCTGCAAGGCGGAGGCGGACGCCCAGCGCCGCCTGAAGAACGTGTTCGCCGAGGCGGCCCCACCGTCGCCCTCCGAGAGCTTCCTGGCCCGGCTCCAGGGCCTTCCCGGGGGAGGTGACCTGGACGGCGGCGGCACGCCGGCGCCCGGGGGCGGACTCCTCGGACGGGAACCCGACGCGGGGGTCTTCGGCCTGAGCCGTGGCGAGCGCTTCGCGTTCGGCTACGTGCCCGCCGTGCCCGCGCATCCCCGCGCCCCCGAGGAGCGCGGCTTCCGCGTCCACCCCGTCGGCCGCCCCGACGCCGACCGCTCCGCCTCGCGCGGACTGCGGTTCGCGTTCGCCGCCGCCGGCGCGGTGTCCCTGGCCGCCCTCGCCCTCGGCGGTGTCACCACCGCCTTCCCCGGCGACACGGCCGTCGACGCCCGCGGCGGCGCGGGCACGGGCAACGTGATCCCCGCGCGTTCGGCGGGCACCGGAGCGGGCGCGGCGACGCCCGAGTCCCAGCGCCGCCGCTCGGTGGGGCCGCTGCTCCAGGGCAGCAGCCTGCTCGGCCAGACCCCCGTGGCGCCGACCTCCATGTCGGCGCCGCTGCTCCCCGGAGTGCCGACCCCGGCCGCCGGGCAGCTCCAGGACACCGTGCGCGGCCTGACCACCCCGGTGATGGCCGGCGCGGCCGCGGTCTCCCCGCTGATACGCCCGCTGAGCGAGATCGCCCCGTTCTCCCTGGCGCTGCCCGCACCGCCCCGGGTGTCCGGACCCGGCCTGCTGTCCGCCCCCGTCCCCGACACCGACCCCGCCCCCTCCTCCCCGCCCCCGTCGCCCGAGACGCCCTGA